Genomic segment of Verrucomicrobiia bacterium:
GCGCTGGCCCAGGGCGACCCCCAGCAGGCGCGGCGGGCCTTTCAAGCGGCGTTTGGTTTGAGCGCGCATGACGACGCGTTCAATGAAGATGCGCGCGTGCAGTTGCATAACCTGAAGCTCCAGCAGGCGTTGCTTGGGCTGAGCGTGCGACAGGCGGCCGCGGCGGGCGACGCCGGCCCGCTGCTTGGCCGGTTCCGCAGCCCACGCGGCGGTCCGGAATTGAACTACACCCAGCAGGACGCCCGGCAGATCATCGAGGCCAACTCCGCCGAGGACAACAGCGCCTACCTGCGGCTCGCGGAAAAACTCGTGCAACAACAGGACGCCGCCGTGAACAGCGCGAGCGCCATCCGCGCCAACATCCCGGCGGAAGGCCGGGTGCTGACGTTTCAACGCGCCGTGGCCGTGGATCGCGAGGCGGATTTGCACCTCGGGCTGGAGGTGCAAGCGGTGACCGCCGCCTCGTGGAGCGTAAGAGCCTTGATTCTAGGAGCAACTCTGCTGGTCCTGGGGATGGTTGGCTGGGGTGCCCGTTCGCTGCGGAGGTGAGGGGCCTGCCATTCTTCGCCCGGGAGTTCCGGGCGCAGGATGGTGGAGGCGGCGGGAATTGAACCCGCGTCCCTGGCAAATTTACCAGCCGCGACTACATGCTTAGCCGGAAGAAAGTCTCGACCGCCGGATAACCTTCCGACACGAATCCAACGGTCCAGTCCGCAGTAATCTCTCGGGCGAACGCCTGCCTGACTCCACGTTCAACCCATGCCTGCTGTTGCGTTCAGCCGGCGTAGCAGGTGTCCACCGGTGAACGTCGGGGCCTTAGGCCGCGAGAGCTAATTCTTCGTTAGCAACTAATGTTTGATGCGATGATTTACGAGGCCAACGCATCGTCCTCGGCATGCCGCCTCTGGCGCCTCTCCCAGGTCGAAACCGGTGCGCCCCCATTAATATGCGACCGCCATATAATCAGGGCAATCGGGTGAATGGTCAAGCGAGGCATCTCCGGGCGTGGTCTCCTGATTTGAATGGTGCGCGCCGGTGTCGGAAGCCGGCCGCACCGCGCTCAACCTGCTGTGGCTGGCGCTTCACGCACGGCCGCGCCCAAAAAGGAAAAACGCGGCTGGTTGCCCAGCCGCGTTGGTGATTTTCGGTTCCTCCGAATGATCTGACCGTCCGATCAGTAATCCATGCCGCCCATGCCGGGGGCGCCGTGACCCGCCGGAGCCGGCTTTTCCTTCTCCGGAATCTCGGTGATCAGGCATTCGGTCGTGAGCAGCAGGCCCGCGATCGAACTGGCGTTCTGGAGCGCGGTGCGGGTGACCTTCTTCGGGTCCACCACGCCGGCTTTCACGAGGTCTTCCATGGCGCCCGTGGCGACATTGTAACCTTCGTTGCCCTTCGCCTTCTTGACGGCTTCCACGATCACGCTGCCTTCGACGCCGGCGTTGGCGGCGAGCGAGCGGAGCGGTGATTCAACGGCGCGCTTCACGATGCTGACGCCGATTTGTTCGTCGTCATTGGCACCCTTGGTCGCGTCGATCGCGCCGATGCAGCGGATGAGGGCCACGCCGCCACCGGCGACGATGCCTTCTTCAACGGCCGCGCGCGTCGCGTGCAGCGCGTCTTCCACACGCATCTTCTTTTCCTTCATCTCGGTTTCGGTTGCGGCGCCGACGTTGATGACGGCCACGCCACCGGCGAGCTTCGCCAGGCGTTCTTGGAGCTTCTCGCGGTCGTAGTCGCTGGTCGTCTCCTCGATCTGGCGGCGGATCTGGTTCACCCGGCCCTGGATCTCGGAGGACTTGCCGTTGCCTTCGACGATGGTGGTGTTTTCCTTCTCCACGACGACGCTCTTGGCGCGGCCGAGGTCATTGAGTTCGAGGTTCTCGAGCTTGAGGCCGAGGTCTTCGGTGATGAAGCGACCGCCGGTGAGGACCGCGATGTCTTCGAGCATCGCCTTGCGACGATCGCCGAAGCCGGGGGCCTTCACAGCGCAGACGTTCAACGTGCCGCGGAGCTTGTTCACGACGAGCGTCGCGAGCGCTTCGCCTTCAACTTCCTCGGCGATGATCAGGAGCGGCTTGCCGGTGCGGGCAGCCTTCTCGAGCAACGGGAGCAGGTCCTTGAGCGAGCTGATCTTCTTTTCATAGATCAGGATATAGGCATCTTCCATCTTCGCTTCCATCGTCTCGGCGTTCGTGACGAAGTAAGGCGAGAGGTAGCCCTTGTCGAACTGCATGCCTTCCACGACGTCGAGCGTCGTCTCGATGGACTTCGCTTCTTCGACCGTGATGGTGCCGTCCTTGCCGACCTTGTCCATCGCGTCGGCGATGATCTCGCCGATGGTGGTGTCCCAGTTCGCGGAAACGGTCGCGACCTGCTTGATCTCTTCCTTGTCCTTGACCTTCTTGGCGATCTTGTCGAGCTGGCCGACGGCGGATTCCACGGCCTTCTGGATGCCGCGCTGGATGCTGATCGGGTTCGCGCCGCTGGTCACATACTTGAGACCTTCGCGGTAGATGGCCTCGGCGAGCACGGTCGCCGTGGTGGTGCCGTCGCCCGCGTTGTCGCTCGTCTTGCTGGCGACTTCGCGGACCATCTGGGCGCCCATGTTTTCAAACGGGTCTTCCAGTTCGATTTCCTTCGCGACGGTGACACCGTCCTTGGTCACGGTCGGGGAGCCGAATTTTTTGTCGAGCACGACGTTGCGGCCTTTCGGTCCGAGCGTGGCGACGACGGCCTTGGAGAGCTTGGAGACGCCGCGCAGGATGGCCTGACGCGCTGCCTCATCGAACAACAGTTGTTTAGCTGCCATATTCTAGTTCTTGGTATTTTGTTAAGAGTTGAGAGACGAATCAGCCCACGATGGCGAGGATGTCGTCGGAGGAGAGGAGCTTGTATTCCTTGCCTTCGATCTTGATCTCGGTGCCGCCGTATTTGGAGACGAGCACGCGGTCGCCGACCTTGACTTCGAAGGCGATCTTCTTGCCTTCGTCATCAGTCTTGCCGGTGCCGAGCACGCGGACGATGCCTTCCTGGGGTTTTTCCTTGGCGGTATCGGGGATGATGATGCCGCCCTTCTTGACTTCCTTCTCTTCGGCCGGCTCAACGAGGATCCGGTCACCGAGAGGTTTGATGTTCAGTGCCATGGTTTGTTGTTTTATTTGTTTTGGTTTCGTGTCGAATTAACTCCCGCCGCACGAGCAAGCGGGAAAAGTCAGTTTGTCTTTCCGCCATTCCTTGCTAGGGCAACAGCAGGAAATTCGTAAAAAATCTTCAATAGCATCTCGCAAAATGAGACGAGGTGTTCTGCGTCTTCACGATTCATCATCTTCACCACGTGATTCGCCTCGTTGCCGGCATCTTTGATTTGTTCGACCCAACCCTTACATGCAGGTGGGACGTGATGATTATCTGCCAAATACTCGACGTATCGTTTGAACGTATCTCCCTCTTTAGCGCCTTTTGCGACTGCTAGGTGCATGAGAAGTTTTCTACAGCACAAAACCGCCGCTGTGTAACAACCTGCACTTGTTGCAGTGCGAGCTTCTTCATAAATCGCGTTCAGGTCTTTGTCCGAAATGTTTTTCACCGGCTCACCGAAGGAAAAACCTGGCGTCTGTTTCCCGTCACTGCTGTCGATAAATGTTGGCCGCGAACAATGGTGGCAAACATAGATTCTTCCGAAACTGTGTCTGCTTCCGCCTTTTACGAAACTAGCAGACCAGCCGAGTGCGGAAGCCAATGGGTTGCCGCAATAGCCACACACGTAGCTAAAGCTTGGCAACCCTTGGGCTGACTGCCACTCGATGGTCGGCATAAGTATTCGTCAGAACTTACTTCTTATTCTCGTCCACGACCTCGGCGTCGATGATCGGGCCTTCGTCCTTGCCGCCCTTCTTTTCATCTTCGGGCTTGGGCGCTTCACCGCCAGGCGCGCCTTGCGCCTTACTGGCCTTGGCTTGTTCTGCCGCGGCTTTGTAAAGCTCCGCGCTCGCAGCCTGCCACGCTTCGTTCAGCTTCTCGCTGGCGCTCTTGATCGCCGCCGCATCGCTGCCCTTTAGTGCTTCCTTCACTTCGGCCACGGCCTTCTCGATCTTTTCCTTGTCGCTGCCGGAGAGTTTGTCCGCGTTGTCCTTCAGCATCTTCTCGGAGCGATAGACGGCGTTGTCGGCCTCGTTGCGCGTCTCGACCTCTTCCTTGCGCTGCTTGTCGTCCTCGGCGTGAGCCTCGGCGTCCTTGCGCATCTTCTCGATTTCGTCCTTCGAGAGGCCGCTGCTGGCGGTGATGGTGATCTTCTGCTCCTTGCCGGTGCCGAGGTCCTTCGCGTTCACGTGCAGGATGCCGTTCGCATCAATGTCGAAGGTGACTTCGATCTGCGGCACGCCACGCGGTGCGGGCGGGATGTCGGTGAGCTGGAACTTGCCAATCGTCTTGTTGTCGCGCGCGAACTGGCGTTCGCCCTGCAACACGTGGATTTCCACGCCGGGCTGGTTGTCGCTCGCGGTGGAGAAGATTTCCGATTTGCGCGTCGGGATGGTGGTGTTGCGCTCGATGAGGCGCGTGAACACGCCGCCGAGCGTCTCGATGCCGAGCGACAGCGGGGTCACGTCGAGTAGGAGGACGTCCTTCACTTCGCCCTTGAGCACGCCGCCCTGGATGCCGGCGCCGATGGCGACGACTTCGTCGGGGTTCACGCCCTGATGCGGCGGCTTGTTGACGAGCGTGTGCGCGGTCTCAACGACCTTCGGCATGCGGGTCATGCCGCCGACGAGCACGAGTTCGTCAATCTTGTCGGCGCTGACACCCGCGTCTGACAAGCAGGCTTTCACCGGTTTGATGGTGCGCTCGAACAGGTCGTCGCAGAGCTGCTCCATCTTGGCGCGCGTGAGCTTCGTCGCGATGTGCTTCGGCCCACTGGCGTCGGCGGTGATAAACGGCAAATTGATTTCGTATTGCTGCGCGGAGCTGAGGGCGATCTTGGCCTTCTCGGCCTCTTCCTTGATGCGCTGGAGGGCGTCGGGCTGCTTGCGCAGATCCATGCCGTGCTCCTTCTTGAATTCATCGAGAATCCAGTCCATCAGGCGATTGTCCCAGTCGTCGCCGCCGAGGTGCGTGTCACCGTTGGTGGCCTTCACTTCAAAAACGCCGTCGCCGATTTCCAAAACGGAAATGTCGAACGTGCCGCCACCCAGGTCATACACGGCGATTTTCTCGTCTTTCTTCTTGTCGAGACCGTAAGCGAGTGAGGCGGCCGTGGGCTCGTTGATGATGCGGAGCACTTCGAGGCCCGCGATGCGGCCGGCGTCCTTTGTGGCCTGGCGCTGCGAGTCGTTGAAGTAGGCGGGCACCGTGATGACGGCTTGTGTAATCTTCTCGCCCAGGCGCGTCTCGGCGTCGGCCTTGAGCTTCTGAAGGATCATCGCGGAAATTTCGGGCGGGGTGTATTGCTTGGTCTTGCCTTCGATCTCGACCTCGACGGCGCAATCGCCATTCGACGCCTTCACGACCTTATAGGGCATCCGTTTGATCTCCTCCTGCACTTCATCAAACTTGCGGCCCATGAAACGCTTGATGGAATAGACAGTGTTACGCGAGTTGGTGACGGCCTGGCGCTTGGCCGCCTCACCGACGAGCCGCTCGCCGCTCTTGGTGAACGCGACGACGGACGGGGTGGTGCGTTTGCCTTCCGAGTTTTCCAGAACCAACGGATCCCCGCCTTCCATCACCGCCATGCAGGAGTTCGTTGTTCCCAAGTCAATGCCGAGCACTTTTGCCATAAAATCGTTTAGTTAAAAAGTTCCGGAGTCTACCCAGCAATGGCAGTGCCGGATTGGAAAAAACGTTCGTAAGCATTGGACAACAATGCGTTGCAAATGATTCTGAGACCTTCTTGGGGAAGTCTTTGTGAGACAAGCAGGGCCACTGTGGCGCAGTTTGCTTGGGTTTTGACACAGTTGGTGGCACAGAGGCGCGAAGGCTCATTCGCGAGGTGAAGGTTCGCGGGCGAACCGCCGGGGGCAGTCGTCTTACGCCAGTCGGGTGCGGAACCGCGTGGCGGCGAGCGTGAAGACAACCAGACCCATGCCCGCCAGGATTGCGTAGTAGTGCCAGTAGTCCGCGACGGTAGCGCCGCGCAGCATGGTGGCGCGCATGAGTTCGATGAAGTAGGTCGCCGGGATGAGCGTGCTGATCCAGTAGAAGAACTCCGGCATGGTTTCGCGCGGGAAAATGAATCCGGAGAAGAACACCGAGGGCAGGATCAGCGCCATTGTCATTTGCATCGCCTGCATCTGGTTGGCGGCCTTGGTTGAAATCAGCAGGCCGAGGCTCAGCAACGTGAAGACAAACAACAGCGTGGCCAGAAACAGCGCCGGCACATCGCCGCGGATGGGAATTTGAAAGATCCAGCGCGCCACCACAAAAATGCACGTGGCCATCGTCATTGCGACGACCAGGTAAGGCGTCAGCTTGCCGAGCATGAGACCGGAACGGGACAGCGGCGCGACGAGCAGGTTTTCGAGCGTGCCCTTTTCGCGTTCCCGCACCATGGCCAGCGCGGTGGCAAACACGGTGGCGATTTGCAGCGCCAGACCCATGACTCCCGGCACGAAGAAATTCGCGCTCTTCATCGTCGGGTTGTAGAGCATCTGCGGGCGGACTTCGATGGGCTGCTCACGCCGGCCGGTTTCACCCAGCAGCGTGACCAGCGAATCTCGCATGGCAATGCCCATTGACGTTTGCAGGGCCTGCAGGGCCACGGTGGAGCTGGAGCCGTCAATCAGCACCTGCACCTGGGCGCCGCGACCGGCGCGCAATCGCCGCGTGAAGTCCGGCGGAATCTCCAGACCGACATATGCGCGGCCCTGCCGGATGGCGGCTTCGAGTTCCGTCACGTCCCGCACCTCGCCGACGATGCGGAATGTGCTCGTGTTCTTGAAGTCCTCGACCAGCTGGCGGCTTTCAACCGATCGGTCCTGGTCGAGCAGCACGGTGGCCATGTGCTTCACGTCGTTGTCCAGCGCGTAGCCGAACGCGATGATTTGCAGCAACGGCGGGAAGAACATGAAGAACAGCGTCGTTGGATCACGAAACATGGTCGTGAATTCCTTGAGCATGATGGCCGTGTAACCGCGAAACATAATCAGCTCCGGCTCTCCGCCTCCCGGGCGGTCAGGGTCACGAACACATCCTCGAGCGACGGCGCGATGGGACGGATGTCCGCGCCATGAATGCCGGCCCCGGCCAGGCGTTGGGTGATCGCGGCGTCGCTGACGTCCGCGTCGAGCAGCAGATGCATCGACTGCCCGAACACCGTGGCGCTGCGCACGCCGGGCTGCCGTCGCACGGCCTGCAAGCCGACCGTGACGTGGTCGCACGTGACATCCAGCCGGCGTGTGCCGGACGGATTCACCTCCGGCAGCTGCTTCAAATCATCGGGCTCGCCGCACACGATGAGTTTCGAGAGATAAATGTAGCCGACGTGCGAACAACGCTCGGCCTCGTCCATGTAATGCGTCGTCACGAAGAGCGTGATGCCCTGCCCGGAAAATTCGAACAACAAATCCCACAACTCGCGGCGGGCCACCGGGTCAATGCCGGCCGTGGGTTCGTCGAGAAACAACACCGAGGGCTGATGCATCAGGCAGCACGCCATGGCCAGGCGTTGCCGCCAGCCGCCCGAAAGCAGCGCCGCGCGCCGGTCAAGGTAAGGGTCGAGGTGCGTCAACGCGATGAGTTCATCCATGCGCTGTCGGAGCACGGCCCCCTTCATGCCGTAGAGCCGGCCATAAAACCGCAGGTTTTCCTTCACTGTCAGCTCATCATAGAGCGAAAACTTCTGCGACATGTAGCCAATGGTGCCCTTCAACTGTTCGGTTTCACGGGCCACGTCGTGTCCGGCGATGCGCGCCTGGCCGCCGCTCGGCGCCAGGATGCCGCAGAGCATGCGAATGACCGTGGACTTGCCCGAGCCGTTCGGCCCGAGGAACCCGAAGATCGCGCCCTTGCCGACCGAAAAACTCACGTCGTCCACCGCCGTGAAGTGGCCGAAGCGTTTCGTGAGGTTTTGGACGGAGATCATGGGGTTCGTCCAGTTACGGAGTTCGTTTTTAGGAGAGCACGAACTGTATCGACATTAATGGACTGGCGGTTCGCTCCGGGCGCATAGATTATCACAGGACGTGAGATGTCGCCGGAATCCGCTGTCCAGCCGATGAATCGGCCGCTTGAATCAAAAGCATACGCGGCGGGGCCAGATGCCAACCAGCGGCCAGGCGGACCGGACAGTTGATAATAAACTTCGTTGCTGACCGTGATTTTCCACGCCCTTTTCGGATCCGGCTTCCAGGCAAGGAATGAGTGCAAATCCACCACCGTTACGGGTGGCTTTGCGCGGGGCATGTAATAAAGGAGATCAGGAAGAAACGAAGCCGCAAGGAGTAAAGTCATCACAACAATTGTGATGATTGCCATCTTAATCAGCCTCCAAAGCTTTTTCATCATGCGTTTAGCGCCTGTTTTCAAACGTCACATCCGCCGCCATGCCGGCGCGGAGGTCGCCGTTCGCATTGTCGAGACGCACTTTGACACCGAAGACCTGTTTCACGCGCTCCTCGGTGGTTTGCACATTGCGCGGGGTGAACTCGGCGGCACGGGCGATCTGTTCCACCGTGCCATGGAAGTCGCGGCCGGGGAAGGCGTCCACCCGCACGGTGGCGGATTCACCCAGCTTGATGCGGCCCAGCCAGGGCTCGGGCACGAACACGCGCACCCAGAGATGATCCGTGAGCAACAGCGTCGCAACTTCGCGGTTCGGGGGAAGCACGTCTCCCACTTTGACACCGAGCGTTTCCAGGACGCAATTCGTTGGCGCCGTAACCGTCAATTCCGCCAGGAGCGCATCGGTTTGGGCCAGTTCCGCCCGGGCTGCCGCAAGGCGTTCGGGCCGGGTTCCGGCGAGCAGCAGGTCGTAACGCGCCTTCGCGGCCGCGACGGATCTCTCGAGCGTTTGCACGGCCGACTGTGCACGGTCGTGTTCCGTGGACGAAATGGCCTTTTGCGCGAACAATTCGTCGGCCCGTCTGGCTTCGAGGCGCGCCAGATCGAGCTGCGCGGTTTGGGCCTCCCATTCCGCCTTGCCCGCGGCGATTTCCTCCGGGCGGGGGCCGGCTTCGAGTTCCGCGAGCTGGGCGGCCTGGCGTTCGCGTTGGGCGCGCAGTTCCGGGGCCGCCAGTTCGGCCACGGTCTGGCCGGAGGTCAGCG
This window contains:
- the groL gene encoding chaperonin GroEL (60 kDa chaperone family; promotes refolding of misfolded polypeptides especially under stressful conditions; forms two stacked rings of heptamers to form a barrel-shaped 14mer; ends can be capped by GroES; misfolded proteins enter the barrel where they are refolded when GroES binds) codes for the protein MAAKQLLFDEAARQAILRGVSKLSKAVVATLGPKGRNVVLDKKFGSPTVTKDGVTVAKEIELEDPFENMGAQMVREVASKTSDNAGDGTTTATVLAEAIYREGLKYVTSGANPISIQRGIQKAVESAVGQLDKIAKKVKDKEEIKQVATVSANWDTTIGEIIADAMDKVGKDGTITVEEAKSIETTLDVVEGMQFDKGYLSPYFVTNAETMEAKMEDAYILIYEKKISSLKDLLPLLEKAARTGKPLLIIAEEVEGEALATLVVNKLRGTLNVCAVKAPGFGDRRKAMLEDIAVLTGGRFITEDLGLKLENLELNDLGRAKSVVVEKENTTIVEGNGKSSEIQGRVNQIRRQIEETTSDYDREKLQERLAKLAGGVAVINVGAATETEMKEKKMRVEDALHATRAAVEEGIVAGGGVALIRCIGAIDATKGANDDEQIGVSIVKRAVESPLRSLAANAGVEGSVIVEAVKKAKGNEGYNVATGAMEDLVKAGVVDPKKVTRTALQNASSIAGLLLTTECLITEIPEKEKPAPAGHGAPGMGGMDY
- a CDS encoding co-chaperone GroES, whose product is MALNIKPLGDRILVEPAEEKEVKKGGIIIPDTAKEKPQEGIVRVLGTGKTDDEGKKIAFEVKVGDRVLVSKYGGTEIKIEGKEYKLLSSDDILAIVG
- a CDS encoding DUF4145 domain-containing protein, producing MPTIEWQSAQGLPSFSYVCGYCGNPLASALGWSASFVKGGSRHSFGRIYVCHHCSRPTFIDSSDGKQTPGFSFGEPVKNISDKDLNAIYEEARTATSAGCYTAAVLCCRKLLMHLAVAKGAKEGDTFKRYVEYLADNHHVPPACKGWVEQIKDAGNEANHVVKMMNREDAEHLVSFCEMLLKIFYEFPAVALARNGGKTN
- the dnaK gene encoding molecular chaperone DnaK gives rise to the protein MAKVLGIDLGTTNSCMAVMEGGDPLVLENSEGKRTTPSVVAFTKSGERLVGEAAKRQAVTNSRNTVYSIKRFMGRKFDEVQEEIKRMPYKVVKASNGDCAVEVEIEGKTKQYTPPEISAMILQKLKADAETRLGEKITQAVITVPAYFNDSQRQATKDAGRIAGLEVLRIINEPTAASLAYGLDKKKDEKIAVYDLGGGTFDISVLEIGDGVFEVKATNGDTHLGGDDWDNRLMDWILDEFKKEHGMDLRKQPDALQRIKEEAEKAKIALSSAQQYEINLPFITADASGPKHIATKLTRAKMEQLCDDLFERTIKPVKACLSDAGVSADKIDELVLVGGMTRMPKVVETAHTLVNKPPHQGVNPDEVVAIGAGIQGGVLKGEVKDVLLLDVTPLSLGIETLGGVFTRLIERNTTIPTRKSEIFSTASDNQPGVEIHVLQGERQFARDNKTIGKFQLTDIPPAPRGVPQIEVTFDIDANGILHVNAKDLGTGKEQKITITASSGLSKDEIEKMRKDAEAHAEDDKQRKEEVETRNEADNAVYRSEKMLKDNADKLSGSDKEKIEKAVAEVKEALKGSDAAAIKSASEKLNEAWQAASAELYKAAAEQAKASKAQGAPGGEAPKPEDEKKGGKDEGPIIDAEVVDENKK
- a CDS encoding ABC transporter permease is translated as MFRGYTAIMLKEFTTMFRDPTTLFFMFFPPLLQIIAFGYALDNDVKHMATVLLDQDRSVESRQLVEDFKNTSTFRIVGEVRDVTELEAAIRQGRAYVGLEIPPDFTRRLRAGRGAQVQVLIDGSSSTVALQALQTSMGIAMRDSLVTLLGETGRREQPIEVRPQMLYNPTMKSANFFVPGVMGLALQIATVFATALAMVREREKGTLENLLVAPLSRSGLMLGKLTPYLVVAMTMATCIFVVARWIFQIPIRGDVPALFLATLLFVFTLLSLGLLISTKAANQMQAMQMTMALILPSVFFSGFIFPRETMPEFFYWISTLIPATYFIELMRATMLRGATVADYWHYYAILAGMGLVVFTLAATRFRTRLA
- a CDS encoding ABC transporter ATP-binding protein; this translates as MISVQNLTKRFGHFTAVDDVSFSVGKGAIFGFLGPNGSGKSTVIRMLCGILAPSGGQARIAGHDVARETEQLKGTIGYMSQKFSLYDELTVKENLRFYGRLYGMKGAVLRQRMDELIALTHLDPYLDRRAALLSGGWRQRLAMACCLMHQPSVLFLDEPTAGIDPVARRELWDLLFEFSGQGITLFVTTHYMDEAERCSHVGYIYLSKLIVCGEPDDLKQLPEVNPSGTRRLDVTCDHVTVGLQAVRRQPGVRSATVFGQSMHLLLDADVSDAAITQRLAGAGIHGADIRPIAPSLEDVFVTLTAREAESRS
- a CDS encoding efflux RND transporter periplasmic adaptor subunit, yielding MKAKHLSLLVALALAGVATSCQPNGNPASISGTIEVDEVHIAPRTGGRVVRLLAQEGDALTSGQTVAELAAPELRAQRERQAAQLAELEAGPRPEEIAAGKAEWEAQTAQLDLARLEARRADELFAQKAISSTEHDRAQSAVQTLERSVAAAKARYDLLLAGTRPERLAAARAELAQTDALLAELTVTAPTNCVLETLGVKVGDVLPPNREVATLLLTDHLWVRVFVPEPWLGRIKLGESATVRVDAFPGRDFHGTVEQIARAAEFTPRNVQTTEERVKQVFGVKVRLDNANGDLRAGMAADVTFENRR